One Brassica napus cultivar Da-Ae chromosome C4, Da-Ae, whole genome shotgun sequence genomic region harbors:
- the LOC106444979 gene encoding ADP-ribosylation factor 1 has product MRLSQLSYPRNLCIEIKLIVKYRLNAYNRERLRHTILLLLVRRPSFAFGRPIGDSESLYLLPGLKKMGLSFGKLFSRLFAKKEMRILMVGLDAAGKTTILYKLKLGEIVTTIPTIGFNVETVEYKNISFTVWDVGGQDKIRPLWRHYFQNTQGLIFVVDSNDRDRVVEARDELHRMLNEDELRDAVLLVFANKQDLPNAMNAAEITDKLGLHSLRQRHWYIQSTCATSGEGLYEGLDWLSNNIANKA; this is encoded by the exons ATGAGGCTTTCCCAACTGAGCTATCCCCGCAATTTGTGTATAGAAATCAAACTTATAGTAAAATACCGTCTAAACGCGTACAATAGAGAAAGGTTGCGTCACACGATCCTCCTCTTGCTCGTACGAAGACCATCATTTGCCTTTGGACGACCCATCGGCGACAGTGAAAGTCTATATCTTCTTCCG GGTTTGAAAAAGATGGGGCTGTCTTTCGGGAAGCTGTTCAGCAGACTCTTTGCAAAGAAAGAGATGCGTATCCTCATGGTTGGTCTCGACGCTGCTGGTAAGACCACCATCTTGTACAAGCTCAAGCTTGGCGAGATCGTCACCACCATTCCAACCATTG GTTTCAATGTGGAGACTGTGGAATACAAGAACATCAGCTTCACCGTCTGGGATGTCGGGGGTCAGGACAAG ATTCGTCCATTGTGGAGGCACTACTTCCAAAACACGCAAGGGCTGATCTTCGTGGTGGACAGCAACGACCGTGACCGTGTTGTGGAAGCTAGAGACGAGCTTCACAGAATGCTCAACGAA GATGAGTTGAGAGATGCTGTGCTTCTTGTCTTTGCTAACAAGCAAGATCTTCCAAACGCCATGAACGCCGCTGAGATTACTGACAAACTTGGCCTTCACTCTCTCCGTCAACGACACTG GTACATACAGAGCACATGTGCTACCTCAGGAGAAGGGCTCTACGAGGGACTTGACTGGCTCTCCAACAACATCGCAAACAAG GCTTAG